In the Magnolia sinica isolate HGM2019 chromosome 15, MsV1, whole genome shotgun sequence genome, one interval contains:
- the LOC131226623 gene encoding myb family transcription factor PHL7-like isoform X1, giving the protein MYHAKKFSTVGLVPHKAQSPEQLANIGVLGGSAANNSAVSGGSGKQRLRWTSDLHDRFVDAITQLGGPDRATPKGVLRVMGVPGLTIYHVKSHLQKYRLAKYLPESSADGSKDEKKDSSDSLSSMDSAPGIQISDTLRMQMEVQKRLHEQLEVQRQLQLRIEAQGKYLQKIIEEQQKLGGVLKASEPSAADEKQKLLVPLPQDGLVEPVSPLKKQRVDGEALDTTLSPGRPLPAADEKPDLIGQWEHELYGSSSVVGFDLDTGMVFKEKEDGGREKTTRPEVGST; this is encoded by the exons ATGTACCatgccaagaagttttcaactgtaggctTAGTGCCCCATAAGGCCCAGAGTCCTGAGCAGCTGGCAAACATTGGAGTTCTGGGTGGATCTGCAGCAAACAACTCAGCTGTTTCTGGGGGAAGTGGCAAGCAGCGGTTACGTTGGACGTCAGATCTTCATGATCGCTTTGTTGATGCCATTACGCAACTTGGAGGACCAGATC GAGCAACTCCAAAAGGTGTTCTAAGGGTAATGGGCGTACCTGGACTCACTATTTATCATGTGAAAAGCCATCTACAG AAATATCGCCTTGCAAAGTACCTTCCTGAATCTTCTGCTGATG GCTCCAAAGATGAAAAGAAAGATTCCAGCGATTCCCTCTCTAGCATGGATTCTGCACC AGGAATACAGATCAGTGACACTCTGAGGATGCAGATGGAGGTGCAGAAGCGACTCCATGAACAGCTCGAG GTGCAGAGACAGTTGCAGCTGAGAATTGAAGCACAGGGGAAGTACCTGCAGAAGATCATCGAGGAACAACAGAAGCTTGGTGGGGTTCTCAAGGCATCTGAACCTTCAGCGGCTGATGAGAAACAGAAGCTCCTTGTGCCGCTCCCTCAGGATGGCCTGGTAGAGCCTGTGTCTCCACTCAAGAAGCAGAGAGTGGATGGAGAGGCACTGGACACTACCCTGTCACCGGGGCGGCCACTACCAGCGGCAGATGAGAAGCCTGATTTGATTGGCCAGTGGGAACATGAATTGTATGGGAGTAGCAGTGTTGTTGGATTTGACTTAGACACGGGAATGGTTTTCAAGGAGAAAGAAGATGGCGGGAGGGAGAAGACAACACGGCCAGAAGTGGGTTCCACTTAA
- the LOC131226623 gene encoding myb family transcription factor PHL7-like isoform X2, with translation MIALLMPLRNLEDQIVGATPKGVLRVMGVPGLTIYHVKSHLQKYRLAKYLPESSADGSKDEKKDSSDSLSSMDSAPGIQISDTLRMQMEVQKRLHEQLEVQRQLQLRIEAQGKYLQKIIEEQQKLGGVLKASEPSAADEKQKLLVPLPQDGLVEPVSPLKKQRVDGEALDTTLSPGRPLPAADEKPDLIGQWEHELYGSSSVVGFDLDTGMVFKEKEDGGREKTTRPEVGST, from the exons ATGATCGCTTTGTTGATGCCATTACGCAACTTGGAGGACCAGATCGTGG GAGCAACTCCAAAAGGTGTTCTAAGGGTAATGGGCGTACCTGGACTCACTATTTATCATGTGAAAAGCCATCTACAG AAATATCGCCTTGCAAAGTACCTTCCTGAATCTTCTGCTGATG GCTCCAAAGATGAAAAGAAAGATTCCAGCGATTCCCTCTCTAGCATGGATTCTGCACC AGGAATACAGATCAGTGACACTCTGAGGATGCAGATGGAGGTGCAGAAGCGACTCCATGAACAGCTCGAG GTGCAGAGACAGTTGCAGCTGAGAATTGAAGCACAGGGGAAGTACCTGCAGAAGATCATCGAGGAACAACAGAAGCTTGGTGGGGTTCTCAAGGCATCTGAACCTTCAGCGGCTGATGAGAAACAGAAGCTCCTTGTGCCGCTCCCTCAGGATGGCCTGGTAGAGCCTGTGTCTCCACTCAAGAAGCAGAGAGTGGATGGAGAGGCACTGGACACTACCCTGTCACCGGGGCGGCCACTACCAGCGGCAGATGAGAAGCCTGATTTGATTGGCCAGTGGGAACATGAATTGTATGGGAGTAGCAGTGTTGTTGGATTTGACTTAGACACGGGAATGGTTTTCAAGGAGAAAGAAGATGGCGGGAGGGAGAAGACAACACGGCCAGAAGTGGGTTCCACTTAA